A single window of Melospiza georgiana isolate bMelGeo1 chromosome 6, bMelGeo1.pri, whole genome shotgun sequence DNA harbors:
- the ATG13 gene encoding autophagy-related protein 13 isoform X1 yields the protein MDTDLSSQDRKDLDKFIKFFALKTVQVIVQARLGEKICTRSSSSPTGSDWFNLAIKDIPEVTHEAKKALAGQLPAVGRSMCVEISLKTSEGDSMELEIWCLEMNEKCDKEIKVSYTVYNRLSLLLKSLLAITRVTPAYRLSRKQGHEYVILYRIYFGEVQLSGLGEGFQTVRVGTVGTPVGTITLSCAYRINLAFMSTRQFERTPPIMGIIIDHFVDRPYPSSSPMHPCNYRAGEDNGAVYPSVEDSQEVCTTSFSTSPPSQCVFTVTKAHFQTPPPVVTDTLKVPVMGLAFSHQLSSSRLSYQPAALGVGSADMGYPVLFAGGLNAAHPHQLIGPGKEGGVPPVPSQPAHGTQADQERMCTPLEGVHYSAATPSSSEDTETVSNSSEGKCGSPHDLLETIFIRKVGAFVNKPINQVTMANLDIPFAMFAPKNVELEDNDPMVNPPESPETESPLHGSLHSEGSSGSSTGNTHDDFVMVDFKPAFSKDDILPMDLGTFYREFQNPPQLSSLSIDIGAQSMAEDLDSLPEKLAVHEKNVKEFDAFVETLQ from the exons ATGGACACTGATCTCAGTTCCCAGGACAGGAAGGACCTGGACAAGTTCATCaaattttttgctttaaag ACAGTACAAGTAATTGTCCAGGCCCGACTTGGAGAGAAAATCTGTACCCGCTCATCATCCTCCCCAACAGGTTCTGACTGG TTCAATTTGGCAATCAAAGACATACCAGAGGTTACTCATGAAGCAAAGAAAGCCCTGGCAGGACAGCTGCCTGCTGTTGGACGGTCTATGTGCGTGGAGATTTCTCTCAAAACCTCAGAG GGGGACTCCATGGAGCTGGAAATTTGGTGTCTGGAAATGAATGAAAA GTGTGACAAAGAAATCAAAGTTTCATACACTGTATACAACAGGCTGTCTCTATTGCTGAAGTCTTTGCTTGCTATAACCAGAGTAACTCCAGCCTACAGACTCTCTAGGAAACAAGGCCATGAATATGTAATATTGTACAG gatATATTTTGGTGAAGTCCAGCTGAGTGGCTTGGGAGAAG GTTTCCAGACAGTCCGTGTTGGGACAGTGGGTACCCCAGTGGGCACCATCACTTTGTCTTGTGCCTACAGAATCAACCTTGCTTTCATGTCAACCAG GCAGTTTGAGAGGACCCCTCCTATCATGGGGATTATAATTGATCACTTTGTGGACCGTCCCTATCCCAGCTCTTCACCCATGCATCCCTGCAATTACAG AGCTGGTGAGGACAATGGTGCAGTATACCCCTCAGTAGAAGATTCCCAAGAAGTGTGTACCACATCTTTTTCCACCTCTCCTCCATCTCAG TGTGTTTTTACTGTCACAAAGGCACATTTTCAGACCCCTCCTCCTGTGGTGACGGACACCTTGAAGGTCCCAGTGATGGGGCTGGCCTTTTCACATCAA CTTTCCAGCTCACGTCTTTCCTATcagcctgctgccctgggagttGGATCAGCTGACATGGGGTATCCTGTACTCTTTGCTGGTGGTTTGAATGCTGCACACCCTCACCAG CTGATTGGTCCAGGCAAAGAAGGGGGAGTTCCCCCAGTTCCTAGCCAGCCAGCACATGGCACTCAAGCTGACCAAGAGAGGATGTGCACCCCACTGGAGGGAGTCCATTACTCAGCAGCTACTCCTTCTAGCAG TGAGGATACAGAAACAGTATCCAACAGCAGTGAAGGAAAGTGTGGCTCCCCACATGACCTTTTGGAGACCATCTTTATCCGGAAGGTGGGAGCTTTTGTCAACAAACCCATTAACCAG GTGACCATGGCCAACTTAGACATTCCTTTTGCCATGTTTGCTCCCAAGAATGTTGAGCTGGAAGATAACGACCCCATG GTCAATCCTCCTGAATCCCCAGAAACAGAATCTCCTCTACACGGCAGCTTACACTCAGAGGGCtccagtggcagcagcacagggaacacCCACGATGACTTCGTTATGGTCGACTTT AAACCAGCATTTTCAAAAGATGACATTCTTCCAATGGACCTGGGGACATTTTACCGTGAATTTCAGAACCCCCCTCAACTCAGCAGCCTCTCCATTGACATTGGAGCACAGTCCATGGCAGAGGATTTG GACTCGTTACCAGAGAAGCTGGCAGTCCATGAGAAAAATGTCAAAGAATTTGATGCTTTTGTGGAAACCTTGCAGTGA
- the ATG13 gene encoding autophagy-related protein 13 isoform X3, which yields MDTDLSSQDRKDLDKFIKFFALKTVQVIVQARLGEKICTRSSSSPTGSDWFNLAIKDIPEVTHEAKKALAGQLPAVGRSMCVEISLKTSEGDSMELEIWCLEMNEKCDKEIKVSYTVYNRLSLLLKSLLAITRVTPAYRLSRKQGHEYVILYRIYFGEVQLSGLGEGFQTVRVGTVGTPVGTITLSCAYRINLAFMSTRQFERTPPIMGIIIDHFVDRPYPSSSPMHPCNYRAGEDNGAVYPSVEDSQEVCTTSFSTSPPSQCVFTVTKAHFQTPPPVVTDTLKVPVMGLAFSHQLSSSRLSYQPAALGVGSADMGYPVLFAGGLNAAHPHQLIGPGKEGGVPPVPSQPAHGTQADQERMCTPLEGVHYSAATPSSSEDTETVSNSSEGKCGSPHDLLETIFIRKVGAFVNKPINQVNPPESPETESPLHGSLHSEGSSGSSTGNTHDDFVMVDFKPAFSKDDILPMDLGTFYREFQNPPQLSSLSIDIGAQSMAEDLDSLPEKLAVHEKNVKEFDAFVETLQ from the exons ATGGACACTGATCTCAGTTCCCAGGACAGGAAGGACCTGGACAAGTTCATCaaattttttgctttaaag ACAGTACAAGTAATTGTCCAGGCCCGACTTGGAGAGAAAATCTGTACCCGCTCATCATCCTCCCCAACAGGTTCTGACTGG TTCAATTTGGCAATCAAAGACATACCAGAGGTTACTCATGAAGCAAAGAAAGCCCTGGCAGGACAGCTGCCTGCTGTTGGACGGTCTATGTGCGTGGAGATTTCTCTCAAAACCTCAGAG GGGGACTCCATGGAGCTGGAAATTTGGTGTCTGGAAATGAATGAAAA GTGTGACAAAGAAATCAAAGTTTCATACACTGTATACAACAGGCTGTCTCTATTGCTGAAGTCTTTGCTTGCTATAACCAGAGTAACTCCAGCCTACAGACTCTCTAGGAAACAAGGCCATGAATATGTAATATTGTACAG gatATATTTTGGTGAAGTCCAGCTGAGTGGCTTGGGAGAAG GTTTCCAGACAGTCCGTGTTGGGACAGTGGGTACCCCAGTGGGCACCATCACTTTGTCTTGTGCCTACAGAATCAACCTTGCTTTCATGTCAACCAG GCAGTTTGAGAGGACCCCTCCTATCATGGGGATTATAATTGATCACTTTGTGGACCGTCCCTATCCCAGCTCTTCACCCATGCATCCCTGCAATTACAG AGCTGGTGAGGACAATGGTGCAGTATACCCCTCAGTAGAAGATTCCCAAGAAGTGTGTACCACATCTTTTTCCACCTCTCCTCCATCTCAG TGTGTTTTTACTGTCACAAAGGCACATTTTCAGACCCCTCCTCCTGTGGTGACGGACACCTTGAAGGTCCCAGTGATGGGGCTGGCCTTTTCACATCAA CTTTCCAGCTCACGTCTTTCCTATcagcctgctgccctgggagttGGATCAGCTGACATGGGGTATCCTGTACTCTTTGCTGGTGGTTTGAATGCTGCACACCCTCACCAG CTGATTGGTCCAGGCAAAGAAGGGGGAGTTCCCCCAGTTCCTAGCCAGCCAGCACATGGCACTCAAGCTGACCAAGAGAGGATGTGCACCCCACTGGAGGGAGTCCATTACTCAGCAGCTACTCCTTCTAGCAG TGAGGATACAGAAACAGTATCCAACAGCAGTGAAGGAAAGTGTGGCTCCCCACATGACCTTTTGGAGACCATCTTTATCCGGAAGGTGGGAGCTTTTGTCAACAAACCCATTAACCAG GTCAATCCTCCTGAATCCCCAGAAACAGAATCTCCTCTACACGGCAGCTTACACTCAGAGGGCtccagtggcagcagcacagggaacacCCACGATGACTTCGTTATGGTCGACTTT AAACCAGCATTTTCAAAAGATGACATTCTTCCAATGGACCTGGGGACATTTTACCGTGAATTTCAGAACCCCCCTCAACTCAGCAGCCTCTCCATTGACATTGGAGCACAGTCCATGGCAGAGGATTTG GACTCGTTACCAGAGAAGCTGGCAGTCCATGAGAAAAATGTCAAAGAATTTGATGCTTTTGTGGAAACCTTGCAGTGA
- the ATG13 gene encoding autophagy-related protein 13 isoform X4 has translation MDTDLSSQDRKDLDKFIKFFALKTVQVIVQARLGEKICTRSSSSPTGSDWFNLAIKDIPEVTHEAKKALAGQLPAVGRSMCVEISLKTSEGDSMELEIWCLEMNEKCDKEIKVSYTVYNRLSLLLKSLLAITRVTPAYRLSRKQGHEYVILYRIYFGEVQLSGLGEGFQTVRVGTVGTPVGTITLSCAYRINLAFMSTRQFERTPPIMGIIIDHFVDRPYPSSSPMHPCNYRAGEDNGAVYPSVEDSQEVCTTSFSTSPPSQLSSSRLSYQPAALGVGSADMGYPVLFAGGLNAAHPHQLIGPGKEGGVPPVPSQPAHGTQADQERMCTPLEGVHYSAATPSSSEDTETVSNSSEGKCGSPHDLLETIFIRKVGAFVNKPINQVTMANLDIPFAMFAPKNVELEDNDPMVNPPESPETESPLHGSLHSEGSSGSSTGNTHDDFVMVDFKPAFSKDDILPMDLGTFYREFQNPPQLSSLSIDIGAQSMAEDLDSLPEKLAVHEKNVKEFDAFVETLQ, from the exons ATGGACACTGATCTCAGTTCCCAGGACAGGAAGGACCTGGACAAGTTCATCaaattttttgctttaaag ACAGTACAAGTAATTGTCCAGGCCCGACTTGGAGAGAAAATCTGTACCCGCTCATCATCCTCCCCAACAGGTTCTGACTGG TTCAATTTGGCAATCAAAGACATACCAGAGGTTACTCATGAAGCAAAGAAAGCCCTGGCAGGACAGCTGCCTGCTGTTGGACGGTCTATGTGCGTGGAGATTTCTCTCAAAACCTCAGAG GGGGACTCCATGGAGCTGGAAATTTGGTGTCTGGAAATGAATGAAAA GTGTGACAAAGAAATCAAAGTTTCATACACTGTATACAACAGGCTGTCTCTATTGCTGAAGTCTTTGCTTGCTATAACCAGAGTAACTCCAGCCTACAGACTCTCTAGGAAACAAGGCCATGAATATGTAATATTGTACAG gatATATTTTGGTGAAGTCCAGCTGAGTGGCTTGGGAGAAG GTTTCCAGACAGTCCGTGTTGGGACAGTGGGTACCCCAGTGGGCACCATCACTTTGTCTTGTGCCTACAGAATCAACCTTGCTTTCATGTCAACCAG GCAGTTTGAGAGGACCCCTCCTATCATGGGGATTATAATTGATCACTTTGTGGACCGTCCCTATCCCAGCTCTTCACCCATGCATCCCTGCAATTACAG AGCTGGTGAGGACAATGGTGCAGTATACCCCTCAGTAGAAGATTCCCAAGAAGTGTGTACCACATCTTTTTCCACCTCTCCTCCATCTCAG CTTTCCAGCTCACGTCTTTCCTATcagcctgctgccctgggagttGGATCAGCTGACATGGGGTATCCTGTACTCTTTGCTGGTGGTTTGAATGCTGCACACCCTCACCAG CTGATTGGTCCAGGCAAAGAAGGGGGAGTTCCCCCAGTTCCTAGCCAGCCAGCACATGGCACTCAAGCTGACCAAGAGAGGATGTGCACCCCACTGGAGGGAGTCCATTACTCAGCAGCTACTCCTTCTAGCAG TGAGGATACAGAAACAGTATCCAACAGCAGTGAAGGAAAGTGTGGCTCCCCACATGACCTTTTGGAGACCATCTTTATCCGGAAGGTGGGAGCTTTTGTCAACAAACCCATTAACCAG GTGACCATGGCCAACTTAGACATTCCTTTTGCCATGTTTGCTCCCAAGAATGTTGAGCTGGAAGATAACGACCCCATG GTCAATCCTCCTGAATCCCCAGAAACAGAATCTCCTCTACACGGCAGCTTACACTCAGAGGGCtccagtggcagcagcacagggaacacCCACGATGACTTCGTTATGGTCGACTTT AAACCAGCATTTTCAAAAGATGACATTCTTCCAATGGACCTGGGGACATTTTACCGTGAATTTCAGAACCCCCCTCAACTCAGCAGCCTCTCCATTGACATTGGAGCACAGTCCATGGCAGAGGATTTG GACTCGTTACCAGAGAAGCTGGCAGTCCATGAGAAAAATGTCAAAGAATTTGATGCTTTTGTGGAAACCTTGCAGTGA
- the ATG13 gene encoding autophagy-related protein 13 isoform X2, with the protein MDTDLSSQDRKDLDKFIKFFALKTVQVIVQARLGEKICTRSSSSPTGSDWFNLAIKDIPEVTHEAKKALAGQLPAVGRSMCVEISLKTSEGDSMELEIWCLEMNEKCDKEIKVSYTVYNRLSLLLKSLLAITRVTPAYRLSRKQGHEYVILYRIYFGEVQLSGLGEGFQTVRVGTVGTPVGTITLSCAYRINLAFMSTRQFERTPPIMGIIIDHFVDRPYPSSSPMHPCNYRAGEDNGAVYPSVEDSQEVCTTSFSTSPPSQCVFTVTKAHFQTPPPVVTDTLKVPVMGLAFSHQLSSSRLSYQPAALGVGSADMGYPVLFAGGLNAAHPHQLIGPGKEGGVPPVPSQPAHGTQADQERMCTPLEGVHYSAATPSSSEDTETVSNSSEGKCGSPHDLLETIFIRKVTMANLDIPFAMFAPKNVELEDNDPMVNPPESPETESPLHGSLHSEGSSGSSTGNTHDDFVMVDFKPAFSKDDILPMDLGTFYREFQNPPQLSSLSIDIGAQSMAEDLDSLPEKLAVHEKNVKEFDAFVETLQ; encoded by the exons ATGGACACTGATCTCAGTTCCCAGGACAGGAAGGACCTGGACAAGTTCATCaaattttttgctttaaag ACAGTACAAGTAATTGTCCAGGCCCGACTTGGAGAGAAAATCTGTACCCGCTCATCATCCTCCCCAACAGGTTCTGACTGG TTCAATTTGGCAATCAAAGACATACCAGAGGTTACTCATGAAGCAAAGAAAGCCCTGGCAGGACAGCTGCCTGCTGTTGGACGGTCTATGTGCGTGGAGATTTCTCTCAAAACCTCAGAG GGGGACTCCATGGAGCTGGAAATTTGGTGTCTGGAAATGAATGAAAA GTGTGACAAAGAAATCAAAGTTTCATACACTGTATACAACAGGCTGTCTCTATTGCTGAAGTCTTTGCTTGCTATAACCAGAGTAACTCCAGCCTACAGACTCTCTAGGAAACAAGGCCATGAATATGTAATATTGTACAG gatATATTTTGGTGAAGTCCAGCTGAGTGGCTTGGGAGAAG GTTTCCAGACAGTCCGTGTTGGGACAGTGGGTACCCCAGTGGGCACCATCACTTTGTCTTGTGCCTACAGAATCAACCTTGCTTTCATGTCAACCAG GCAGTTTGAGAGGACCCCTCCTATCATGGGGATTATAATTGATCACTTTGTGGACCGTCCCTATCCCAGCTCTTCACCCATGCATCCCTGCAATTACAG AGCTGGTGAGGACAATGGTGCAGTATACCCCTCAGTAGAAGATTCCCAAGAAGTGTGTACCACATCTTTTTCCACCTCTCCTCCATCTCAG TGTGTTTTTACTGTCACAAAGGCACATTTTCAGACCCCTCCTCCTGTGGTGACGGACACCTTGAAGGTCCCAGTGATGGGGCTGGCCTTTTCACATCAA CTTTCCAGCTCACGTCTTTCCTATcagcctgctgccctgggagttGGATCAGCTGACATGGGGTATCCTGTACTCTTTGCTGGTGGTTTGAATGCTGCACACCCTCACCAG CTGATTGGTCCAGGCAAAGAAGGGGGAGTTCCCCCAGTTCCTAGCCAGCCAGCACATGGCACTCAAGCTGACCAAGAGAGGATGTGCACCCCACTGGAGGGAGTCCATTACTCAGCAGCTACTCCTTCTAGCAG TGAGGATACAGAAACAGTATCCAACAGCAGTGAAGGAAAGTGTGGCTCCCCACATGACCTTTTGGAGACCATCTTTATCCGGAAG GTGACCATGGCCAACTTAGACATTCCTTTTGCCATGTTTGCTCCCAAGAATGTTGAGCTGGAAGATAACGACCCCATG GTCAATCCTCCTGAATCCCCAGAAACAGAATCTCCTCTACACGGCAGCTTACACTCAGAGGGCtccagtggcagcagcacagggaacacCCACGATGACTTCGTTATGGTCGACTTT AAACCAGCATTTTCAAAAGATGACATTCTTCCAATGGACCTGGGGACATTTTACCGTGAATTTCAGAACCCCCCTCAACTCAGCAGCCTCTCCATTGACATTGGAGCACAGTCCATGGCAGAGGATTTG GACTCGTTACCAGAGAAGCTGGCAGTCCATGAGAAAAATGTCAAAGAATTTGATGCTTTTGTGGAAACCTTGCAGTGA
- the ATG13 gene encoding autophagy-related protein 13 isoform X5, giving the protein MDTDLSSQDRKDLDKFIKFFALKTVQVIVQARLGEKICTRSSSSPTGSDWFNLAIKDIPEVTHEAKKALAGQLPAVGRSMCVEISLKTSEGDSMELEIWCLEMNEKCDKEIKVSYTVYNRLSLLLKSLLAITRVTPAYRLSRKQGHEYVILYRIYFGEVQLSGLGEGFQTVRVGTVGTPVGTITLSCAYRINLAFMSTRAGEDNGAVYPSVEDSQEVCTTSFSTSPPSQCVFTVTKAHFQTPPPVVTDTLKVPVMGLAFSHQLSSSRLSYQPAALGVGSADMGYPVLFAGGLNAAHPHQLIGPGKEGGVPPVPSQPAHGTQADQERMCTPLEGVHYSAATPSSSEDTETVSNSSEGKCGSPHDLLETIFIRKVGAFVNKPINQVTMANLDIPFAMFAPKNVELEDNDPMVNPPESPETESPLHGSLHSEGSSGSSTGNTHDDFVMVDFKPAFSKDDILPMDLGTFYREFQNPPQLSSLSIDIGAQSMAEDLDSLPEKLAVHEKNVKEFDAFVETLQ; this is encoded by the exons ATGGACACTGATCTCAGTTCCCAGGACAGGAAGGACCTGGACAAGTTCATCaaattttttgctttaaag ACAGTACAAGTAATTGTCCAGGCCCGACTTGGAGAGAAAATCTGTACCCGCTCATCATCCTCCCCAACAGGTTCTGACTGG TTCAATTTGGCAATCAAAGACATACCAGAGGTTACTCATGAAGCAAAGAAAGCCCTGGCAGGACAGCTGCCTGCTGTTGGACGGTCTATGTGCGTGGAGATTTCTCTCAAAACCTCAGAG GGGGACTCCATGGAGCTGGAAATTTGGTGTCTGGAAATGAATGAAAA GTGTGACAAAGAAATCAAAGTTTCATACACTGTATACAACAGGCTGTCTCTATTGCTGAAGTCTTTGCTTGCTATAACCAGAGTAACTCCAGCCTACAGACTCTCTAGGAAACAAGGCCATGAATATGTAATATTGTACAG gatATATTTTGGTGAAGTCCAGCTGAGTGGCTTGGGAGAAG GTTTCCAGACAGTCCGTGTTGGGACAGTGGGTACCCCAGTGGGCACCATCACTTTGTCTTGTGCCTACAGAATCAACCTTGCTTTCATGTCAACCAG AGCTGGTGAGGACAATGGTGCAGTATACCCCTCAGTAGAAGATTCCCAAGAAGTGTGTACCACATCTTTTTCCACCTCTCCTCCATCTCAG TGTGTTTTTACTGTCACAAAGGCACATTTTCAGACCCCTCCTCCTGTGGTGACGGACACCTTGAAGGTCCCAGTGATGGGGCTGGCCTTTTCACATCAA CTTTCCAGCTCACGTCTTTCCTATcagcctgctgccctgggagttGGATCAGCTGACATGGGGTATCCTGTACTCTTTGCTGGTGGTTTGAATGCTGCACACCCTCACCAG CTGATTGGTCCAGGCAAAGAAGGGGGAGTTCCCCCAGTTCCTAGCCAGCCAGCACATGGCACTCAAGCTGACCAAGAGAGGATGTGCACCCCACTGGAGGGAGTCCATTACTCAGCAGCTACTCCTTCTAGCAG TGAGGATACAGAAACAGTATCCAACAGCAGTGAAGGAAAGTGTGGCTCCCCACATGACCTTTTGGAGACCATCTTTATCCGGAAGGTGGGAGCTTTTGTCAACAAACCCATTAACCAG GTGACCATGGCCAACTTAGACATTCCTTTTGCCATGTTTGCTCCCAAGAATGTTGAGCTGGAAGATAACGACCCCATG GTCAATCCTCCTGAATCCCCAGAAACAGAATCTCCTCTACACGGCAGCTTACACTCAGAGGGCtccagtggcagcagcacagggaacacCCACGATGACTTCGTTATGGTCGACTTT AAACCAGCATTTTCAAAAGATGACATTCTTCCAATGGACCTGGGGACATTTTACCGTGAATTTCAGAACCCCCCTCAACTCAGCAGCCTCTCCATTGACATTGGAGCACAGTCCATGGCAGAGGATTTG GACTCGTTACCAGAGAAGCTGGCAGTCCATGAGAAAAATGTCAAAGAATTTGATGCTTTTGTGGAAACCTTGCAGTGA